A section of the Acomys russatus unplaced genomic scaffold, mAcoRus1.1, whole genome shotgun sequence genome encodes:
- the Pnma5 gene encoding LOW QUALITY PROTEIN: paraneoplastic antigen-like protein 5 (The sequence of the model RefSeq protein was modified relative to this genomic sequence to represent the inferred CDS: inserted 1 base in 1 codon; substituted 2 bases at 2 genomic stop codons) gives MAVPLLDDWCKGMDLDPRKAVLIVGIPVQYTEAQITDALKEGLPPLCAHKVIGRMFRREDKAKAVLIELSDTVNYAMMPTHIPAEDGAWEVVVKPRSPDDEFLNKLICFLREEGRRTADLFKVLASIAPAVSTELRNLCQNKAEGSNSLRYQKLKVFSGSPFPGPGEETFETWLREFTEMMQVWPLSEMERKQLLLESLRGFALSIIQALWAGNASLTAEQCLKGLKHIFGSKEDCKVFQSSFLLSPQKPTETVSDYLLRLEPLLQRAVRQSPFSDQSADSIRLKHVLSQVSMTPGLRDKLALLDQRGCPPTFLELIKLTRDEEEWEATRVVIKEQPDQEEKAAVAVSIAAHQDVTQAGIFREVSTQTTGEEMISMISVKRRRLLRRDSAGEEGHMKESDFKVENEPDEQSPQVVAQESENXRGAGIMSHPNPRNIQAQDTQEFLPLAGKKDTLAKXWGSPDKXAGDMSDAEECQGPSLLLGRNDFNRQEQASSSQVTTKSQAHGECQRQEWEDTITSLQEDSESTWDSSDSKDNDSNAGGSRQRMPTGTKAAQDMEEDATRSCWPGETSAWEQVQQGSETVPRRGGRKIQPVLRIIYTALGEPHEGSTLESFCE, from the exons ATGGCTGTGCCTTTATTAGATGACTGGTGTAAGGGGATGGACTTGGACCCCAGGAAGGCTGTGCTCATTGTGGGCATCCCTGTGCAGTACACAGAGGCTCAGATAACGGATGCTCTGAAAGAAGGCTTACCTCCATTGTGTGCACACAAGGTGATAGGCAGGATGTTTAGGAGAGAAGACAAAGCTAAAGCAGTCCTAATTGAACTGAGTGATACTGTCAATTATGCTATGATGCCCACTCATATACCAGCAGAGGATGGGGCCTGGGAAGTGGTAGTCAAACCCCGTAGCCCAGATGATGAGTTTCTCAATAAGCTGATCTGCTTTCTGAGAGAGGAAGGACGGAGAACAGCAGATCTTTTCAAAGTCCTGGCTAGCATTGCCCCTGCAGTGAGCACGGAGCTAAGGAATTTAtgccaaaacaaagcagaaggctCAAACTCTCTGCGCTACCAAAAACTGAAAGTGTTTTCTGGTAGTCCCTTTCCAGGCCCAGGAGAGGAGACCTTTGAAACCTGGTTAAGGGAGTTCACTGAGATGATGCAGGTATGGCCGTTATCTGAGATGGAGAGGAAGCAACTTCTTCTAGAGAGCCTGCGTGGTTTTGCCCTGTCAATTATTCAGGCACTGTGGGCTGGCAATGCCTCTCTAACTGCTGAGCAGTGCTTAAAGGGCCTAAAGCATATCTTTGGGAGTAAAGAGGACTGTAAGGTCTTCCAGTCcagcttccttctgtctcctcagaaacctacagagaCGGTCTCTGATTACTTGCTGCGCCTAGAGCCCCTGCTGCAGAGAGCAGTGCGGCAGAGCCCATTTTCAGACCAGAGTGCAGACTCGATTAGACTCAAGCATGTCTTATCCCAGGTCTCCATGACTCCTGGCCTGCGGGACAAGCTGGCCCTCTTAGATCAGCGAGGGTGCCCACCCACTTTCCTGGAGTTAATTAAACTTACTCGAgatgaggaggaatgggaggccaCCAGGGTAGTGATAAAGGAACAGCCGgatcaggaagaaaaggcagcagTAGCAGTCAGTATAGCAGCACATCAGGATGTCACCCAGGCAGGCATTTTTAGGGAGGTCAGCACCCAGACTACAGGAGAGGAGATGATATCGATGATATCGGTGAAGCGGAGGCGACTGCTAAGGAGAGACAGTGCTGGGGAAGAGGGGCATATGAAAGAGTCAGATTTCAAGGTTGAAAATGAGCCTGATGAGCAGAGCCCCCAGGTGGTAGCACAGGAGTCGGAAAACTAGAGAGGGGCTGGGATTATGAGCCACCCCAACCCCAGGAACATACAGGCTCAAGATACCCAAGAATTCCTTCCTTTGGCTGGCAAGAAAGATACCTTGGCCAAATAATGGGGCAGCCCAGACA TGGCAGGGGACATGAGTGATGCAGAAGAGTGCCAGGGCCCCAGCTTGCTGCTAGGTAGAAATGATTTTAACAGGCAGGAACAAGCTTCATCCAGCCAAGTGACTACCAAATCCCAGGCCCATGGGGAATGCCAGAgacaggaatgggaagatactatAACCTCACTACAGGAGGATTCAGAATCCACTTGGGACAGTAGTGACTCAAAGGATAACGATAGTAATGCTGGGGGCTCTAGACAAAGGATGCCCACTGGCACTAAAGCAGCACAAGACATGGAGGAAGATGCCACGAGGTCGTGTTGGCCAGGGGAAACCAGTGCCTGGGAGCAAGTGCAGCAAGGCAGTGAGACAGTGCCCAGGAGAGGAGGCCGCAAGATCCAGCCTGTCCTCAGGATCATCTACACTGCTCTAGGGGAGCCCCATGAGGGCAGCACCCTTGAATCCTTTTGTGAGTGA